Genomic window (Streptomyces sp. NBC_00078):
CCAGCTGTCCGTCTGGGTCCAGACGAAGTGGTTCATGACCGAGGGCGCGGACTTGATCTCGTATCCGCCGATCGCGAAGCCGAGGGCGATCAGCAGACCGCCTGCCGCGACGAACGGGACCATGTAACTCACGCCGGACATCAGCCACTTGCGCAGCTTGGTGCCGTAGCCCTCGCCGGACTCACCGGCGCGCTCGACCGGCGTGCCCGCGCCCGGGGCGGCGCCCGCGCTCACCTCACCGCGCTCCGCCTTCCCGCGCACCTCGGTGATCAGCTCGCCGGGGCGGTTGATGCCGGCCTTCACACCGACGTCGACGGTCGGCTTGCCGGCGAAGCGGTCCTTTTCCCGTACGGAGACGTCGTGCGCGAAGATCACGCCGTCCGCCGCCGCGATGACGGCCGGGTCGAGCCGGGTGAAGCCGGCCGAGCCCTGGGTCTCGACGACGACCTCGACGCCCGCCTCGCGGCCCGCGTTCTCCAGGGACTCGGCCGCCATGTACGTGTGGGCGATGCCGGTCGGGCAGGAGGTGACGGCGACGATACGGAACGGGCGCTCGTCCGGGGAGGGGGCGTCCGGTGCCGGGGGCGGTGCCGGGGCCGTGCTGCCCGCTGCGGCTTCGGAGGAGGCCGCCTCCGAAGCCGCAGCGGAGTCTTCTGCACCGGCCGCCGCCGGCTCGTCCCCGCGGATCAGTGCCGCCGCGGCCGTCGCGTCGCCCACCGAGCGCAGCGCGTCCGTGAACTCGGCGTTCATGAGCTGGCGGGCCAGCGACGACAGGATCGTCAGATGGGCGTCGTCGGCGCCGGCGGGCGCGGCGATAAGGAAGATCAGGTCGGCGGGGCCGTCGGCCGCGCCGAAGTCGATGCCGGCGGCGCTGCGCCCGAAGGCGAGCGTCGGCTCGGTGACGTGCTCGCTGCGGCAGTGCGGGATGCCGATGCCGCCGTCCAGGCCGGTGGGCATCTGTGCCTCGCGGGCGGCCACGTCGGCGAGGAAGCCCTCCAGGTCGGTCACCCGGCCCAGGGCCACCATGCGCTCGGCGAGGGCACGTGCCGCCGCATCCTTGGTGTCGGCGGACAGGTCGAGATCGACCAGGTCCGCGGTGATCATGTCGCTCATCGCGGGCTCCTTAGCACGCGTATCGCCCGGAGAGTGCCGTGGGCGGGGGTGGGGACGGGAGTGGGGAGGGGGGTGGGGAGGGGGGTGGGATCAGGGGTGATGGGGGCGGGGACGGGGAAACCTCGCCCCCATCGGGCGGCAGGGCGGCTCAGGTGGTCCTGCCTGCCGTCGGCCGCGGCGAGTAACCAGGAACCCGGCCGCTTCGGAGCCGGCCCGCACGGCGTGGGTCCGCACAGTACGTGACGCGTCATGAGACCGGCTCCTTCAGTACGCGATCCACCGGTACGTCGGCCGTGACCGTCACCGCCGCCGGGTCCAGGTCGGAGGGGGTCGGCATCACGCTGCCCGGCAGCTGGACGGCCGCCGCTCCGTGCGCGACCGCGGAGGCCAGCGCCTTCGGCCCCCTGCCGCCCGCGATCAGGAAGCCCGCGAGGGAGGAGTCACCGGCGCCCACGTTGCTGCGTACGGCACTCGCGTGGGCGCTGCCGTACCAGGTGCCCGCGGCGTCCACGAGCAGCTGACCGTCGGCGCCCAGGCTGGCGAGCACGGCGCGCGCGCCCATTCCGCGCAGTTCCTCGGCGGCCTTCGCCGCGTCGCCCACGGTCGCCAGGGGGCGCCCGACGGCCTCCGCGAGTTCCTCGGCGTTCGGCTTCACCACGTCGGGACGCTCGCGCAGCGCCGCGAGCAGCGCCGGCCCGGAGGTGTCCAGGGCGATCCGGACGCCCGCGGCGTGGGCCCGCGCGACCAGGTCGGCGTACCACTCGGGCGCGAGTCCGCGCGGCAGGCTGCCGCAGCAGGCGATCCAGTCCGCGTCGCGCGCCTGGGCCCGCACCGTCTCGAAGAGCAGCTCCTGCTCCTCGGCCGACAGCTCGGGACCCGGTGCGTTGATCTTCGTCAGCACCCCGTCCGCCTCGGCGAGCGCGATGTTCGAACGGGTGGCTCCGGCGATCGGCACCGGCGCGACCTCGATGCCCTGCGCGTCGAGCAGATCGGCGACGAGCGCCCCCGGAGCACCGCCCAGCGGCAGGACAGCGACCGTGCGCTGCCCCGCGGCCGCGACGGCGCGCGAGACGTTGACGCCCTTGCCGCCCGGGTCCATGCGTTCGCCGGTGGCCCTGATGACCTCGCCGCGCTCCAGCGACGGCACCTCGTACGTGCGGTCCAGGGACGGGTTCGGGGTGACGGTGAGGATCATGCGCGCACTACTTCCGTGCCGCCGCGCTCGATGGCGATGGCGTCTTCCGGGCTCAGCCCGCTGTCGGTGATCAGCAGGTCCACGTCGCTCAGGTCGCCGAAGCGGGCGAAGTGCTCCTGGCCGTGCTTGGCGGAGTCCGCGAGCAGCACGACGCGGCGGGCCGCGGCGACCGCCGCGCGCTTCACCGCGGCCTCGGCGAGGTCGGGGGTGGTCAGACCGTGGTCGGCGGAGAAGCCGTTGGCCGCGATGAAGAGGACGTCCGCGCGGATCTCGCCGTACGCGCGCAGCGCCCAGGCGTCCACGGCGGCGCGGGTGCGGTTGCGTACGCGCCCGCCGACGAGGTGGAGCTGGATGCCCGGGTGGTCGGCGAGGCGGGCCGCGATCGGCAGGCTGTGCGTGACGACGGTGAGCGAGAACTCCAGCGGGATGGCGGCCGCCAGGCGCGCCACCGTGGTTCCGGCGTCGAGGATCATCGTGCCCTCGCTCGGCAGTTCCGCGAGGGCTGCCTTGGCGATGCGGTCCTTCTCGTCGGCGGAGGTGCCCTCGCGCTCGGCGAGGTCCGGCTCGAAGTCGAGGCGTCCGGCCGGTATGGCACCGCCGTGCACCCTGCGGAGCAGGCCGGCGCGGTCGAGGGCCTTCAGGTCGCGGCGGATCGTCTCCGCCGTCACCTGGAACTCCTCGGCCAGCGACATCACGTCCACCCTGCCGCCGTCGCGGGCGAGCCGGAGGATCTCCTGCTGCCGCTCAGGTGCGTACATGTCCGTTCACCTCCGACTCATGCCCGAACTTGTGGTTTCGCTCGGAGGCTACGCCCGGATTTCCGAAAAGTAAACGGGTTCGGACGCCAGTCAGACATAAACGGGCGTCGTTGGGGAGAACGCAGCCGGAAGCAGCAGGGCCGTGCACAAACCCTGACGCCGTGCCACCGCGTCCGTAACCCGGACCGTGGGACCCAGCTTCACGGGGGGGGTGTCGTGGACGACAGGGACGACGACCCGCGCCTCCGCCCCGGCCGCCCGGATCATGAATGGCAGCGCGTCGTGGTCCAGGCGTTGACCGCTTCGCCGGTACTGGCGGACCGGAGCGCGCGAGCGACGCTGGTCGAACTGGTCGGGGACACGCTCGGGCGGCCGGTGCACCCTGCGCGAGCAGGCGACCGTACCGCTGCTGGAGCTGTTCCGGTTCTGCACCCGGCACCAGGACGGGCTGTCGGTGCTGGCGCGGCAGTTGCCGACGGTGGAACCGGGGTGCACCCAGGCGCCCTTCGTGCAGCGGCTCGCCGACGAGTGGACGGCAGTGGACGCGCTGGACGGACTCGCCGGGGTTCCAAGAGGTGCACGGGAACGCTCGCGCCCGCGCGGGACAGGATTCAGCACGCTGACTACAGGGTGCCCGCCGCCCGCACATCGCGGGAGGCGGGCGACGCCTTCCCGGTCACCCCACCAGCTCGGGAGCACCCTCGGACGCCGGCTCGCGCGCGGGCCCGCCGACGGTTTCTCCGGCGTCCGCGCCGTGGTCGGCCTCCGGCTGCGCGCCCGCCTCGGCGTGCTGCGCCGCCCGCCTCGGCAAGGCGAACATCAGCAGGAAGATGACACCCATCACGCCCGCGACCCAACCCAGCGCGTGCTGGAAGGCGTTCACGAACGCCGGCCCCAACTGAGCCCGCGTCAGCCGGTCGCCGATCTCGCCGAAGAACACCACCGAGACCAGCCCCAGCCCCAGCGCGTTGCCCATCTGCTGCACCGTGTTGATGAGCCCCGAGGCCGACCCGGCGTGCTCGCGCGGCACGTCCGACAGCACCGCGTCCGTCAGCGGGGCGACGATAAGGCCCATACCCACGCCCATCACGACCAGCGGCAGCGCCATCTGCCAGGAGGCGATCGCCATGCCGTAGCGGTCGGACTCCCCGATGTAGAGCAGGACGCCGACGGCCATGAGCAGTGCACCCGCCTGGAGCACCCGGCGGCCGAAGCGCGGCACCAGCTGCTGCACGGACAGACCGGCAGCCGTGGAGACGGCGATCGAGAACGGTACGCCGGTCAGCCCCGCCCGCAGCGGGCTCCAGCCAAGGCCGGTCTGCATGTACAGCGTCCACACCAGGAAGAACACGCCGAGCGCGACCCCGAAGACGGTCTGTACGGCGATCCCGGCCGCGAAGCTCTTCACACGGAACAGGGAGAGCTCGACCAGCGGGGAACCGTCCCGCGCCGCCTTTCGCTTCTCGTACGCCACCAGCGCCGCGAAGACGACGAGCGCGCCGGCCATCGACAGGTGGCCCCACAGCGGCCAGCCCAGCTCACGGCCGCGGGTCAGGGGATAGAGCAGCATCGTCAGGCCGAGGGTGACGAGGACGACCCCGACCAGGTCGAGCTTCAGCGCCCGCGGGGCCTTCGACTCGGTGATGAAGCGGCTGCCGAGGACCAGTCCCGCGATGCCGACGGGGAGGTTGATGAGGAAGATGGGCCGCCACTGAAGACCCCACAGGTTCCACTCCGTCAGCAGCGCGCCGAGCAGCGGGCCGGAGACGGCTCCCAGCCCCACGATCGCGCCGAACAGGCCGAACACCTTCCCCCGCTCGTGCGCCGGGAACGTGGCGTGCACGATCGACAGGACCTGCGGCACCATCATCGCCGCCATCCCGCCCTGCAGGATGCGGGAGGCGACCAGCATCTCCGGGTTGGCGGCGAAGCCGCACAGCGCCGACGCGGCGGTGAAGCCTCCGATGCCGATGAGGAACAGCCGCTTGCGGCCGTGGATGTCACCGAGCCGTCCCCCGGTGATCAGACCGGCGGCGAAGGCGAGCGCGTAACCGGCCGTGATCCACTGGATCTGGCTGACGGACGCGCCGGCGTCGCGCTGGATCGACGGGATCGCGATGTTGACGATCGTGACGTCGACGAGGTCCATGAAGGCCGCGGTCATCACGATCGCGAGAGCGAACCAGCGGCGGCGGTCCGCCACGGGGGCCGTACTCGGTACTGGTGTTTCTGTGGAGGTCATGTCCTGAACCTACGGCCTCACTAGGTCAGATCGTGTCCTAGTTGTGCGGCATCCTCGAACTCATGACGACGGACACCCCGGCCCGGCTGCTGCAGCTCCTCTCCCTCCTCCAGACGCCCCGCGAATGGCCCGGCGGTGAGCTCGCCGACCGGCTCGGGGTGTCCCGGCGCACAGTGCGTCGCGACATCGACCGGCTGCGTGAGATCGGCTATCCCGTGCAGGCCACGATGGGCGCGGACGGCGGCTACCGGCTGGTCGCGGGCAAGGCGATGCCGCCGCTCGTGCTCGACGACGAGGAGGCGGTGGCGATCGCCATCGGGCTGCGGGCGGGGGCCGGACACGCACTCGAAGGCGTGGACGAGGCGTCCGTGCGTGCCCTCGCCAAGCTGGAACAGGTCCTGCCCTCCCGGCTGCGCCACCGCGTCTCCACGCTGCAGGCCGCGACCACGCCGCTGACCAGCGGGGACGGGGCGAGCATCGCGCCCGAGACGCTGACCGCCATGGCGTCCACGGTGGCGGGGCGGGAACGGCTGCGGTTCGCCTACCGCGCCGGTGACGGGACCGAGTCACGGCGCCTGACGGAGCCCTACCGGCTCGTCTCGACCGGGCGTCGCTGGTATCTCGTCGCGTACGACCTCGATCGCGCCGACTGGCGGACCTTCCGCGTCGACCGGGTGCGCGAGCCGTTCGCGACCGGCGCACGGTTCGCCCCACGAGAACTGCCGACGGGCAGCGCGGCGGAGTATCTGCGGCGTTCGATGCAACGGCACCAGGAGTCGTACGACTTCGAGGTCACCTTCGCCGCCTCCGCGGAGGCCGTCGCGGCGCGCGTCCCGTCGTGGCTGGGCAGGCCGGAGCCACTCGACGCGGATTCCTGCCGGCTGCGCGGGCGGACCGGAGACGCGGTGGAGTGGCTGGCGGCCCGCCTCGCCCTCCTGGGCTTCGACTTCACGGTGCGCGAACCGGCGGAACTGGTGCAGTCCGTACGGGAGTTGGGCGCCCGGTTGGCCCGAGCGACGGGCGACTGACCCGCGCCTGCGCCAGACCGCCACGCCGCCATCCCGTCACAGCCGTCAGGGCTGTCAGACGTCAGGCCGCCATCCCGTCAGGACCGTCAACGCCGTCAAGCCACGACGCCCGCAAGGTCCGTCCACGGGAAGTC
Coding sequences:
- a CDS encoding fructose-specific PTS transporter subunit EIIC produces the protein MSDMITADLVDLDLSADTKDAAARALAERMVALGRVTDLEGFLADVAAREAQMPTGLDGGIGIPHCRSEHVTEPTLAFGRSAAGIDFGAADGPADLIFLIAAPAGADDAHLTILSSLARQLMNAEFTDALRSVGDATAAAALIRGDEPAAAGAEDSAAASEAASSEAAAGSTAPAPPPAPDAPSPDERPFRIVAVTSCPTGIAHTYMAAESLENAGREAGVEVVVETQGSAGFTRLDPAVIAAADGVIFAHDVSVREKDRFAGKPTVDVGVKAGINRPGELITEVRGKAERGEVSAGAAPGAGTPVERAGESGEGYGTKLRKWLMSGVSYMVPFVAAGGLLIALGFAIGGYEIKSAPSVMNHFVWTQTDSWAALLFQIGAVAFGFLVPVLAGYIAYGMADRPGLVPGFVGGMIASTINAGFLGGLVAGLLAGGVVLSIQKVKIPAPVRGIMPVVVIPLISSAIVGFLMFVVVGKPIASAQKGMTDWLNGLSGSNAILLGALLGLMMCFDLGGPVNKVAYTFATAGIAVSNPSDSAMKIMAAVMAAGMVPPLAMALATTVRGKLFTQTERENGKAAWVLGASFISEGAIPFAAADPLRVIPSSMVGGAITGALSMAFSTTLRAPHGGIFVVPLIGNPFLYLIAIAVGVCVTTALVVVLKGMRKPAPGAVSPGTAGDTATASAEAKQPVAA
- the pfkB gene encoding 1-phosphofructokinase, producing the protein MILTVTPNPSLDRTYEVPSLERGEVIRATGERMDPGGKGVNVSRAVAAAGQRTVAVLPLGGAPGALVADLLDAQGIEVAPVPIAGATRSNIALAEADGVLTKINAPGPELSAEEQELLFETVRAQARDADWIACCGSLPRGLAPEWYADLVARAHAAGVRIALDTSGPALLAALRERPDVVKPNAEELAEAVGRPLATVGDAAKAAEELRGMGARAVLASLGADGQLLVDAAGTWYGSAHASAVRSNVGAGDSSLAGFLIAGGRGPKALASAVAHGAAAVQLPGSVMPTPSDLDPAAVTVTADVPVDRVLKEPVS
- a CDS encoding DeoR/GlpR family DNA-binding transcription regulator — encoded protein: MYAPERQQEILRLARDGGRVDVMSLAEEFQVTAETIRRDLKALDRAGLLRRVHGGAIPAGRLDFEPDLAEREGTSADEKDRIAKAALAELPSEGTMILDAGTTVARLAAAIPLEFSLTVVTHSLPIAARLADHPGIQLHLVGGRVRNRTRAAVDAWALRAYGEIRADVLFIAANGFSADHGLTTPDLAEAAVKRAAVAAARRVVLLADSAKHGQEHFARFGDLSDVDLLITDSGLSPEDAIAIERGGTEVVRA
- a CDS encoding MFS transporter, with product MTSTETPVPSTAPVADRRRWFALAIVMTAAFMDLVDVTIVNIAIPSIQRDAGASVSQIQWITAGYALAFAAGLITGGRLGDIHGRKRLFLIGIGGFTAASALCGFAANPEMLVASRILQGGMAAMMVPQVLSIVHATFPAHERGKVFGLFGAIVGLGAVSGPLLGALLTEWNLWGLQWRPIFLINLPVGIAGLVLGSRFITESKAPRALKLDLVGVVLVTLGLTMLLYPLTRGRELGWPLWGHLSMAGALVVFAALVAYEKRKAARDGSPLVELSLFRVKSFAAGIAVQTVFGVALGVFFLVWTLYMQTGLGWSPLRAGLTGVPFSIAVSTAAGLSVQQLVPRFGRRVLQAGALLMAVGVLLYIGESDRYGMAIASWQMALPLVVMGVGMGLIVAPLTDAVLSDVPREHAGSASGLINTVQQMGNALGLGLVSVVFFGEIGDRLTRAQLGPAFVNAFQHALGWVAGVMGVIFLLMFALPRRAAQHAEAGAQPEADHGADAGETVGGPAREPASEGAPELVG
- a CDS encoding YafY family protein, producing the protein MTTDTPARLLQLLSLLQTPREWPGGELADRLGVSRRTVRRDIDRLREIGYPVQATMGADGGYRLVAGKAMPPLVLDDEEAVAIAIGLRAGAGHALEGVDEASVRALAKLEQVLPSRLRHRVSTLQAATTPLTSGDGASIAPETLTAMASTVAGRERLRFAYRAGDGTESRRLTEPYRLVSTGRRWYLVAYDLDRADWRTFRVDRVREPFATGARFAPRELPTGSAAEYLRRSMQRHQESYDFEVTFAASAEAVAARVPSWLGRPEPLDADSCRLRGRTGDAVEWLAARLALLGFDFTVREPAELVQSVRELGARLARATGD